The following proteins come from a genomic window of Salvia hispanica cultivar TCC Black 2014 chromosome 4, UniMelb_Shisp_WGS_1.0, whole genome shotgun sequence:
- the LOC125224070 gene encoding AT-hook motif nuclear-localized protein 8-like — protein MDSQDSSAPPPPHHLHHHHHPQAPPFSAHHAMLMGHHHPQIQQQHPSNNSYLLPNTNNSVAPTTSVASNSPMMHQPRFPFNSMPAAAPPPQKPLDHQFADGSPSASAGGWFSAEPARKKRGRPRKYSPDNSIGLGLSPAPVAQISPAGGHLDPGGGAAGTTPSSESQVKRHRGRPPGSGKKQLDALGNPGIGFTPHVITVNPGEDIASKIMAFSQQGPRTVCILSANGAISSVSLRQPAMPSGHVNYEGRYEIISLSGSFPTSESNGSRSGALSVSLAGTDGKVLGGGVVGVLKAASPIQVVVGSFIAEGKKPKGSRPSSNNSPAPNMLTFGTPGTEASPPSGGGSSDSAEDNGDSSLAPGSGGYGNAGGHQVPMYSNMGWPNSNKM, from the exons atggattCCCAAGATTCCTCCGCTCCTCCGCCACcccaccacctccaccaccaccaccacccccAGGCGCCCCCTTTCTCCGCCCACCACGCCATGTTGATGGGCCATCACCACCCCCAAATTCAACAGCAGCACCCCTCCAACAACTCCTACCTACTGCCCAACACCAACAATTCCGTCGCCCCAACCACCTCCGTCGCCTCCAACTCCCCCATGATGCACCAGCCCCGCTTCCCCTTCAACTCCATGCCCGCCGCCGCCCCGCCGCCCCAGAAGCCGCTCGATCACCAGTTCGCCGACGGCTCCCCCTCCGCCAGCGCCGGCGGCTGGTTCAGCGCTGAGCCCGCTAGGAAGAAAAGGGGCCGACCCAGAAAGTACTCTCCTGATAACAGCATTGGCCTCGGCCTCTCTCCGGCGCCCGTCGCCCAGATTTCCCCCGCTGGGGGCCACTTAGATCCCGGAGGGGGCGCTGCTGGCACGACTCCTTCTTCTGAATCTCAGGTCAAGCGCCACCGCGGCCGCCCTCCTGGCTCCGGGAAGAAGCAGCTGGATGCGCTAG GAAATCCAGGAATCGGTTTCACACCTCATGTCATTACTGTTAATCCCGGAGAG GACATAGCTTCAAAGATAATGGCTTTCTCACAACAAGGTCCACGCacagtttgcattttatctgCTAATGGTGCCATCTCTAGCGTTAGCCTACGCCAACCAGCGATGCCTAGTggccatgtcaactatgag GGGCGGTATGAGATCATCTCTTTATCAGGTTCCTTCCCAACATCAGAGAGCAATGGTAGTCGAAGTGGTGCACTGAGCGTGTCATTGGCAGGGACCGATGGTAAAGTATTGGGTGGCGGGGTTGTTGGAGTGCTTAAAGCTGCATCGCCCATTCAG gTTGTGGTGGGGAGCTTCATTGCTGAAGGGAAAAAGCCGAAGGGTAGCAGGCCGTCATCCAATAATAGTCCAGCTCCGAATATGTTGACTTTTGGCACTCCGGGCACAGAGGCGAGCCCTCCCTCTGGGGGTGGTTCAAGTGATTCTGCTGAGGACAACGGTGATAGCTCTCTGGCTCCCGGGTCAGGAGGGTATGGTAATGCTGGTGGGCATCAGGTGCCGATGTATTCGAACATGGGTTGGCCAAACTCCAACAAAATGTAA